From Hyphomicrobiales bacterium 4NK60-0047b, the proteins below share one genomic window:
- a CDS encoding L-2-amino-thiazoline-4-carboxylic acid hydrolase: MTLPIIERRKIEAELLKNIYDVLKESHGKDVAIETIDTAVSKAAVDFGDEHRKKLGRDPNLQDMANILPNWTANDALKIDLLTQEPGKLDFNVTHCEYAKMYHKMGLGEIGHVLSCNRDGKFCTGYNPKMKFERTQTIMQGADHCDFRYTMENTEDEASCKP, from the coding sequence ATGACCCTCCCTATCATCGAACGCAGAAAAATTGAAGCTGAATTACTAAAAAACATCTATGATGTTCTGAAAGAAAGCCATGGCAAAGACGTTGCCATCGAAACGATAGACACAGCTGTCTCAAAAGCTGCAGTTGACTTCGGTGATGAACACCGCAAAAAACTAGGACGCGATCCAAATTTACAAGATATGGCAAACATCTTACCCAATTGGACGGCAAATGACGCCTTAAAAATCGATTTATTGACGCAAGAGCCCGGTAAGCTCGACTTTAATGTAACCCACTGCGAATATGCAAAAATGTATCATAAAATGGGATTAGGAGAAATCGGGCACGTCCTTTCCTGCAATCGAGATGGCAAATTTTGCACCGGCTATAATCCCAAAATGAAATTTGAGAGAACTCAAACCATCATGCAAGGCGCCGACCATTGCGACTTTCGTTACACGATGGAAAACACCGAGGATGAAGCATCATGCAAACCTTAG